Proteins encoded within one genomic window of Dyadobacter chenhuakuii:
- a CDS encoding cysteine desulfurase, translating into MSNNLDIASIRSDFPILNEIVNGKQLVYFDNAATTQKPRLVLDALSGYYEHYNANIHRGIHHLAEKATSAFELSRRRLQTFLNAPLPEEIIFTYGTTDGINLVASSYGRTFLKAGDEVIISTMEHHSNIVPWQMLCEEKGCILKVIPINDEGELLMDEYEKLLTERTKFVSVVHVSNSLGTINPVKEIIAKAHAVGAKVLLDGAQASSHLHLDVQDLDCDFYSLSLHKIYGPTGMGILYGKKELLDAIPPYRGGGEMIKEVTFEKTTYNELPYKFEAGTPNIADVVAAKYALDYVDTLGKSNIAAHEHKLLEYATEAVKDIQGLRIIGRAKEKVSVLSFVIDGIHHQDMGVLLDQQGIAVRTGHHCTQPLMRRFNITGTTRASFAVYNTIEEIDLLIQGLHKVKRMLG; encoded by the coding sequence ATGAGCAACAATCTTGATATAGCATCCATCAGAAGTGACTTTCCGATCCTGAATGAAATCGTGAACGGAAAGCAGCTGGTTTACTTTGATAATGCGGCAACAACGCAGAAACCGCGTCTGGTTTTGGATGCGCTGTCGGGTTACTATGAGCATTATAATGCCAACATTCACAGGGGGATCCATCATTTAGCCGAGAAGGCAACGTCTGCATTTGAGTTGTCGCGCCGCCGCTTGCAGACATTTCTGAACGCACCGCTTCCCGAGGAAATTATCTTTACTTACGGAACCACAGACGGGATCAATCTCGTGGCATCGAGTTACGGCCGCACGTTCCTAAAAGCCGGTGATGAAGTGATCATTTCAACCATGGAACACCATTCCAACATTGTTCCGTGGCAAATGCTATGTGAAGAAAAAGGCTGCATATTAAAGGTCATCCCGATTAATGATGAGGGTGAATTGTTGATGGATGAATATGAGAAATTGCTGACGGAGCGGACGAAATTTGTGTCTGTCGTGCATGTTTCTAATTCGCTGGGGACTATTAATCCTGTCAAGGAGATCATAGCCAAGGCGCATGCTGTTGGCGCGAAAGTGCTGCTGGACGGCGCGCAGGCGAGCTCGCATTTGCATTTGGATGTTCAGGACCTGGATTGCGACTTCTATTCATTATCCCTGCACAAAATCTACGGCCCGACAGGAATGGGGATTTTGTATGGCAAAAAAGAGTTGCTGGATGCCATTCCTCCTTATCGCGGTGGTGGGGAAATGATTAAGGAAGTGACTTTTGAGAAAACAACATATAATGAGCTGCCGTACAAGTTCGAAGCAGGAACGCCTAACATAGCAGACGTTGTGGCCGCGAAGTATGCATTGGATTATGTGGACACATTGGGCAAATCCAACATTGCAGCGCACGAACATAAGCTGCTGGAATACGCAACGGAGGCTGTAAAGGACATTCAAGGACTGAGGATTATCGGTCGGGCAAAGGAGAAAGTGAGTGTGCTTTCGTTCGTAATTGATGGCATTCATCACCAGGATATGGGCGTGTTGCTGGACCAGCAGGGCATAGCAGTTCGCACAGGGCACCATTGCACCCAGCCACTCATGCGCCGCTTCAATATTACCGGAACCACCCGCGCCTCATTTGCTGTTTATAACACGATAGAAGAAATCGATCTTTTGATACAGGGCTTGCACAAAGTGAAAAGAATGCTCGGATAA
- a CDS encoding DUF5618 family protein has product MPNTVQEAKRYLDNAKEILREKAKKEDGFYQDKKYVKLAGHAAYTGVLVAFDGLLGAKGRGRKSIEWYLQEVGKMDKKALTSLHAAYETLHLSMGYDGNQSADISAAGLKLAESLINWVEIRTAAA; this is encoded by the coding sequence ATGCCAAATACAGTACAAGAAGCAAAGCGTTATCTGGATAATGCTAAGGAGATTTTAAGAGAGAAAGCGAAGAAAGAGGATGGGTTTTATCAGGATAAAAAGTATGTGAAGTTAGCGGGGCACGCGGCTTATACGGGCGTGTTAGTCGCGTTTGACGGATTGCTCGGAGCCAAAGGGAGAGGAAGAAAGAGTATTGAGTGGTATTTGCAGGAGGTTGGAAAGATGGATAAGAAGGCATTAACATCCTTGCATGCAGCCTATGAGACCTTGCATCTATCAATGGGCTATGATGGAAATCAATCTGCGGATATTTCGGCAGCCGGCTTAAAGCTAGCGGAATCGTTGATAAATTGGGTTGAAATCAGAACTGCTGCTGCGTAA
- a CDS encoding SufE family protein, whose translation MTINEIQDELISDFELFDDWESKYEYIIDLGKQFPPLEEQYKTEDNIIKGCQSRVWLNAYMDGDLLKFEADSDAIIVRGLVSMLVKVLSGHTPKEIASADLYFMERIGLHQHLAQTRSNGLASMLKQMKAYGVAFQASSFNTAN comes from the coding sequence ATGACCATAAACGAGATACAGGACGAACTAATTTCGGATTTTGAATTGTTTGATGATTGGGAGAGTAAGTACGAGTATATTATAGATCTCGGAAAGCAGTTCCCGCCATTGGAAGAGCAATATAAGACTGAGGATAACATTATCAAGGGCTGCCAATCCCGCGTGTGGCTGAATGCTTACATGGATGGCGATTTGCTGAAATTTGAAGCGGATAGCGATGCGATTATTGTTCGCGGGCTGGTTAGCATGCTTGTGAAAGTTTTGTCAGGACATACGCCGAAGGAAATTGCCAGTGCGGACCTTTATTTCATGGAACGCATTGGATTACACCAGCATCTTGCGCAAACCCGGTCGAATGGCCTGGCGTCAATGTTGAAACAAATGAAGGCTTATGGTGTGGCTTTTCAGGCAAGTTCCTTTAATACAGCCAATTAA
- a CDS encoding SUF system Fe-S cluster assembly protein, with amino-acid sequence MSESELREEVVKAIKTVYDPEIPVDVYELGLIYDLKIFPVNNVFVSMTLTSPSCPSAGTLPGEVEQKIREVEGVNDVSLELTFDPPYTTEMMSEEAKLELGFM; translated from the coding sequence ATGTCAGAGTCAGAATTAAGGGAAGAAGTTGTTAAGGCCATCAAGACTGTGTACGATCCGGAGATTCCGGTGGATGTGTATGAGCTAGGGCTGATTTACGATTTGAAAATCTTCCCTGTCAATAATGTATTTGTTTCCATGACTTTGACGTCGCCTTCATGCCCGTCTGCGGGAACATTGCCAGGGGAAGTAGAACAGAAGATCCGTGAAGTGGAAGGGGTGAATGATGTAAGTCTTGAACTGACATTTGATCCCCCTTATACAACAGAAATGATGTCGGAAGAAGCAAAGCTTGAACTTGGGTTCATGTAG
- a CDS encoding BrxA/BrxB family bacilliredoxin codes for MYPPQLVAPMKAELVNVGFQDLTTAEEVDNFMQTTKGTALVVINSVCGCAAGAARPGVTAALSRSEIKPDHLATVFAGADLEAVAKMREYTLPYPPSSPAVALFKDGELIHFVERHHIEGRSAEMIAQHLQMAFEEFCAEEA; via the coding sequence ATGTATCCACCACAATTAGTGGCTCCGATGAAAGCTGAACTGGTTAATGTAGGTTTTCAGGATTTGACAACGGCTGAGGAAGTTGACAACTTTATGCAAACTACAAAAGGAACAGCTTTGGTTGTGATCAATTCAGTTTGCGGATGTGCGGCTGGGGCTGCCCGTCCCGGTGTAACAGCAGCTTTGTCACGCAGCGAAATTAAGCCTGATCATCTGGCAACCGTTTTTGCAGGGGCTGATCTGGAAGCAGTCGCTAAAATGCGCGAATATACATTGCCATATCCTCCGTCTTCACCGGCAGTAGCGCTTTTCAAAGATGGTGAATTGATTCACTTTGTTGAGCGTCATCACATTGAAGGCCGTTCGGCTGAGATGATTGCACAACATTTGCAAATGGCATTTGAAGAGTTCTGCGCAGAAGAGGCGTAG
- a CDS encoding vWA domain-containing protein, translating to MRGHRFSKFIPAEQGPNSKFEQLFDIFQQLLLMTSGDVSEAMSWLSELDRQYNLTNDSYGIGDFFDDLKKKGYITEEKQEGESKIIMTPKAEKSIRKSALDEIFGKLKRSKTGGNHHTPHMGVGDELSSDIRQFQFGDTLDQIAMTESIKNAQVNHGIGDFMLMENDLEVVEREQKTTTATVVMIDISHSMILYGEDRITPAKKVALALAELIRSKYPKDSLDIIVFGNDAWQIQIKDLPYLEVGPYHTNTVAGLELAMDILRRKKTRNKQIFMITDGKPTCLKEGIRYYKNSFGLDRKIISKTLTLAAQCRRLDIPVTTFMIATDPYLKQFVQNFTQVNNGRAYYSNLQGLGGFVLEDFQRNRRKNVK from the coding sequence ATGCGCGGACATCGTTTTTCAAAATTTATTCCAGCCGAACAAGGCCCAAACAGCAAGTTTGAGCAATTGTTCGACATTTTTCAGCAGTTATTGTTAATGACTTCCGGCGATGTGAGTGAGGCAATGTCATGGCTTAGTGAACTCGACCGCCAATATAATCTGACCAATGATTCCTATGGCATCGGCGATTTCTTCGATGACCTGAAAAAGAAAGGATATATCACGGAAGAGAAGCAGGAGGGTGAGAGTAAGATCATTATGACGCCAAAAGCTGAAAAGAGCATCCGTAAAAGTGCTTTGGACGAGATTTTTGGTAAGTTGAAACGCTCGAAAACAGGCGGAAACCATCACACGCCGCATATGGGCGTAGGCGATGAGCTGAGCAGCGACATTCGCCAATTTCAGTTTGGCGACACGCTGGACCAGATCGCGATGACGGAATCCATCAAAAATGCGCAGGTTAACCATGGCATCGGTGATTTTATGCTGATGGAAAATGACCTGGAAGTGGTGGAACGTGAGCAAAAAACAACCACTGCAACCGTTGTAATGATTGATATCAGTCATTCCATGATCTTGTACGGAGAAGACCGTATCACGCCTGCAAAAAAAGTAGCATTGGCACTCGCCGAGCTCATCAGAAGTAAATATCCGAAGGACTCGCTTGACATTATCGTTTTTGGTAACGATGCGTGGCAGATCCAGATCAAAGATCTGCCTTACCTGGAAGTAGGCCCTTACCATACAAACACAGTGGCGGGTTTGGAGCTTGCTATGGACATTCTGCGCCGGAAAAAAACGCGTAACAAGCAGATTTTCATGATCACGGATGGTAAGCCAACCTGTCTGAAAGAAGGAATCCGTTACTACAAAAATAGCTTCGGCCTCGATCGCAAGATCATTAGCAAAACCCTCACCCTGGCAGCACAATGCAGAAGGCTGGACATTCCCGTGACGACATTCATGATCGCCACGGATCCCTACCTGAAACAATTTGTACAGAATTTCACCCAGGTGAATAATGGGCGTGCCTATTACAGCAACCTGCAAGGCCTGGGCGGATTTGTGCTGGAAGACTTCCAGCGTAACCGCAGAAAAAACGTTAAGTAA
- a CDS encoding PIG-L family deacetylase — MQRVLTILFLLIAFQISAQVPSQSSSEIFQNIKKLNVLGSVLYIAAHPDDENTLMLSYLSKDQLVRTGYLSLTRGDGGQNLIGAEQGYNIGVIRTQELLAARRIDGAQQFFSRAYDFGFSKTREETLNFWDKDKVLGDVIWMIRKFQPDVIITRFPPDPRAGHGHHQTSAFLAEQGFSMAADPKSYPDQLKFVKPWQAKRLVWNTYTPGFTNKQPTEEKNPFISVEIGGYNPILGKSYTEIAAESRSQHRSQGFGSAPQRGARIDYFLHKVGEPAQKTLFDGIDVSWKRVKGSEKVQAMVLAAIKNFSVNKPSASVPELLKINAELNKLDSANIYIKAKKEEVKELILQCAGLWFETNPDDFSQVAGDTASVKVSVVKRSDYPVKLLSLQWTGNKKDSTLNMSLEDNELNSIALSPVLPTSLKITQPYWLEKPIDKGLFQIDNQQDIGFPENRPETVTKFTFEIGGQQFSFSRPWIYKSTDPAQGEIYRPFEIRPAVTTTITEPVFIFSSMEPKTVTIVVEAQRKNVKGSVKPEIPAGWKSVPESASFDLKGKYQQQYFSFIVTPPADNQEVKLKAIATVDGRMLDKSVKTIAYQHIPSQTIFPTSEAKLAKIDVKTTVKNIGYIAGAGDDVPTALRQMDCQVTMLNEGGLAKDLAIYDAIVVGVRAYNTENYLANYQSKLMDYVKNGGTMVVQYTIPGGQKVKQIGPYDMELGRDRVAEEDAEMRFLLPEHPLLNYPNKITEKDFNGWIQERGLYFAQTWDKKNYQALFSANDKDETLKEGSVLYAQYGKGHYIYTGLSFFRELPAGVTGAYRLFANMISAGKK; from the coding sequence ATGCAGCGAGTTCTTACCATCCTCTTTTTATTAATTGCTTTCCAAATTTCCGCACAGGTTCCTTCGCAGTCATCGAGTGAAATTTTTCAGAACATTAAGAAACTGAACGTCTTAGGCTCGGTGCTTTACATTGCGGCGCATCCGGATGATGAAAACACGCTGATGCTTTCCTATTTGTCCAAAGATCAGCTTGTGAGGACGGGATATTTATCATTAACGAGAGGCGACGGCGGGCAAAATCTGATCGGTGCGGAACAGGGTTATAACATTGGCGTTATCAGGACGCAGGAGCTGCTCGCTGCACGGCGCATTGATGGCGCACAGCAATTTTTTTCAAGGGCTTATGATTTTGGTTTTTCCAAAACACGCGAAGAAACATTGAATTTTTGGGATAAGGACAAAGTGCTGGGCGATGTGATCTGGATGATCCGCAAGTTCCAGCCCGACGTCATCATTACCCGTTTCCCACCCGATCCACGCGCTGGACACGGCCACCACCAAACTTCCGCATTCCTGGCCGAACAAGGTTTCAGCATGGCCGCCGATCCGAAATCCTACCCCGATCAACTAAAATTTGTAAAACCATGGCAAGCGAAAAGACTCGTTTGGAACACGTACACGCCTGGTTTTACGAACAAGCAGCCCACAGAAGAGAAAAACCCTTTCATATCCGTTGAAATTGGCGGTTACAATCCAATTTTAGGCAAATCTTACACAGAAATTGCAGCAGAGAGCCGCAGCCAGCATAGAAGCCAGGGATTTGGAAGCGCACCTCAGCGTGGGGCCAGGATCGATTATTTCCTGCATAAAGTGGGCGAACCTGCACAAAAAACCCTGTTTGACGGCATTGACGTTTCTTGGAAACGCGTGAAAGGAAGCGAGAAAGTGCAAGCTATGGTTTTAGCCGCGATCAAGAACTTCTCCGTAAACAAGCCTTCCGCATCTGTTCCCGAGCTCTTGAAAATCAATGCCGAACTGAACAAGCTGGATTCGGCGAACATTTATATCAAGGCAAAAAAGGAAGAAGTTAAAGAGCTAATATTACAATGTGCCGGACTTTGGTTTGAAACCAATCCGGATGATTTCTCCCAGGTTGCAGGCGATACGGCTTCTGTTAAGGTGTCTGTTGTGAAAAGATCTGATTATCCAGTGAAACTCCTTTCCCTGCAATGGACGGGAAACAAAAAAGACAGCACATTAAACATGTCCCTGGAAGATAATGAGCTGAATTCCATAGCATTGAGTCCCGTTTTACCAACAAGTCTGAAAATTACGCAACCTTACTGGCTGGAAAAGCCGATTGACAAAGGTTTGTTCCAAATTGATAATCAGCAGGACATTGGATTCCCTGAAAACCGCCCGGAAACCGTTACCAAATTTACCTTTGAAATCGGCGGCCAGCAATTCAGCTTTTCACGCCCCTGGATTTACAAGAGCACAGATCCGGCACAAGGTGAGATTTACCGTCCATTTGAAATCCGCCCTGCTGTAACGACTACCATTACAGAGCCCGTTTTCATATTCTCATCAATGGAGCCCAAAACGGTTACCATCGTCGTAGAAGCACAACGGAAAAATGTGAAAGGATCGGTTAAGCCCGAAATTCCCGCAGGCTGGAAATCTGTTCCCGAGTCTGCAAGTTTTGATTTGAAAGGAAAATATCAGCAGCAATATTTCTCGTTCATTGTTACGCCCCCGGCTGATAATCAGGAAGTGAAGTTAAAAGCAATCGCAACGGTCGACGGCCGGATGCTTGATAAATCGGTTAAAACCATCGCTTACCAGCACATTCCAAGTCAGACGATCTTCCCTACATCGGAAGCGAAACTGGCCAAAATCGATGTAAAGACAACGGTCAAGAACATTGGTTACATTGCTGGTGCCGGTGATGATGTGCCAACAGCTTTGCGGCAAATGGATTGCCAGGTTACCATGTTGAATGAAGGTGGTCTGGCGAAGGATCTGGCAATTTACGATGCCATTGTTGTGGGCGTCAGGGCTTATAATACGGAGAATTATTTGGCCAATTACCAATCCAAATTGATGGATTATGTTAAGAACGGCGGCACGATGGTTGTGCAATACACCATTCCGGGTGGACAAAAAGTAAAGCAAATCGGACCTTACGACATGGAACTGGGAAGAGACCGCGTTGCCGAAGAGGACGCAGAAATGCGCTTTCTATTGCCTGAGCATCCACTACTGAACTATCCCAACAAGATAACAGAGAAAGATTTCAATGGCTGGATCCAGGAACGCGGGCTTTATTTCGCACAAACCTGGGACAAAAAGAATTACCAGGCCTTGTTTTCAGCCAATGACAAAGATGAAACTTTAAAAGAAGGAAGCGTGCTTTATGCTCAATATGGCAAGGGACACTACATTTATACAGGTTTGTCCTTTTTCCGGGAGCTTCCTGCGGGCGTTACGGGAGCATACAGACTTTTTGCCAACATGATTTCTGCTGGCAAAAAGTAA
- a CDS encoding 4'-phosphopantetheinyl transferase family protein, with product MAICYIKSISDDSTLGLWHMSESWQELKEMVNLHDLELLALEDKKTDRRKQEWLACRILLQGMSQMQPIIVYDENRKPHIKASTKQLSMSHSGAYACVYVHDSKPVGVDLQQMKPSISKGADYFLNDAEMQWTDLNDNVLLHLIWCAKEAVFKYAGDADLDLKKHIITNPFQSNQNGTIEVCIQKENVNRSVKVHYDAFEDYLLAWTI from the coding sequence ATGGCCATCTGTTACATAAAAAGCATCTCGGATGATTCAACGCTGGGCTTATGGCATATGTCGGAAAGTTGGCAGGAGCTGAAAGAAATGGTTAACCTCCACGACCTGGAATTGCTGGCACTGGAAGATAAAAAAACCGACCGTAGAAAGCAGGAATGGCTGGCCTGCCGCATTTTATTGCAGGGAATGAGTCAAATGCAACCTATCATTGTTTATGATGAAAATCGCAAGCCACATATAAAAGCTAGCACAAAGCAACTCTCCATGTCGCATTCGGGTGCCTATGCCTGCGTGTATGTGCATGATAGTAAGCCGGTTGGAGTGGATTTACAGCAAATGAAACCATCTATTTCCAAAGGCGCCGATTATTTCCTGAACGATGCCGAAATGCAGTGGACGGATCTGAACGACAACGTTTTGCTGCATTTGATATGGTGTGCCAAGGAGGCTGTATTTAAATATGCAGGCGATGCGGATCTGGACTTGAAAAAACATATTATTACAAATCCTTTTCAGAGCAACCAAAATGGAACAATTGAGGTTTGTATTCAAAAGGAAAATGTAAACAGGTCTGTCAAAGTGCATTATGACGCATTTGAAGACTACTTACTGGCCTGGACCATTTGA
- a CDS encoding C45 family autoproteolytic acyltransferase/hydolase, with the protein MWPKNRITRNVLKTFGIFLLIAGILFGLFLWRIRVPAPKLESNKTTGSYKRMKVAEDHYTVGNCWLKKNKQGIWEMYLEGKPYERGLIYGILAKELMEKQEVHFVNQIKEMIPSSVFLQVLKGFVGWFNRDIYKYIPQENQQEIYGVSQSFSEQFNYIGPKYYRILNYHAAHDIGHALTDLNMVGCTSFAVNNALTKDSTLLIARNFDFYMGDAFAEDKLIVFMNPDKGYKFASYAWAGLTGVVSGMNEKGITVTLNASKSDIPFAAKEPISILAREILQYAGTIEEARKIAQHSETFVSESLLIGSAADDNAAIIEKSPQKMDVFESGKDYLVCANHYQGKSFVTDSVNINNIKDTDSKSRFDRMNELMNRSYPLDVDKAAAILRDQKGVNDKFVGYGNSKTLNQLIAHHGILFKPEKREMWISTPPYQLGEFIYYNLNDVFSRNGTFQPVDSLKIRSDPFLASNDYKKFEAFKVTKQKISKYVMLGVPFELSREEEVAFVANNPESYLTYLFLGDYFKKRKNSKKAISYYREALNHDVASLKERNVIKDKIAESQKVSFLIFSYKPDSNDH; encoded by the coding sequence ATGTGGCCCAAAAATAGAATTACGAGGAACGTCCTGAAAACCTTTGGCATATTCCTGCTCATTGCGGGTATTCTCTTTGGCCTTTTCCTCTGGCGCATCCGCGTGCCGGCTCCCAAGCTTGAAAGTAATAAAACAACCGGGAGTTACAAGCGCATGAAGGTGGCCGAAGATCATTATACGGTCGGAAATTGCTGGCTTAAAAAGAATAAGCAGGGGATCTGGGAAATGTATCTGGAAGGGAAGCCTTACGAGCGCGGGCTCATTTACGGGATCCTTGCAAAGGAATTAATGGAAAAGCAGGAAGTCCATTTTGTTAACCAGATCAAGGAAATGATTCCCAGCAGCGTGTTTTTGCAGGTGCTGAAGGGATTTGTCGGCTGGTTTAACCGGGACATTTACAAATATATTCCCCAAGAAAACCAGCAGGAAATTTACGGCGTGTCCCAATCTTTTTCTGAGCAGTTCAACTACATTGGCCCTAAATATTACCGCATTCTCAATTACCACGCCGCGCACGACATCGGCCACGCGCTTACCGATCTGAATATGGTTGGCTGCACGTCTTTTGCAGTCAATAATGCATTGACAAAGGACTCCACGCTGCTGATTGCCAGGAACTTCGATTTCTATATGGGCGATGCTTTCGCCGAAGACAAGCTGATCGTGTTCATGAACCCGGATAAGGGCTACAAATTCGCTTCATACGCCTGGGCGGGGCTTACCGGTGTGGTTTCGGGAATGAATGAAAAAGGCATAACCGTTACATTAAATGCTTCAAAATCAGACATTCCGTTTGCGGCGAAAGAGCCGATTTCTATTTTGGCCAGGGAAATTTTGCAGTATGCAGGCACCATTGAAGAAGCCAGGAAAATCGCGCAGCATAGCGAAACATTCGTTTCCGAATCCTTACTGATCGGTTCCGCGGCCGATGATAATGCGGCTATTATTGAAAAATCGCCACAGAAAATGGATGTTTTTGAATCGGGAAAGGATTATCTGGTTTGCGCCAACCATTACCAGGGAAAATCGTTTGTTACTGATTCTGTGAACATTAACAACATCAAGGATACAGATTCCAAATCTCGTTTTGATCGCATGAATGAGCTGATGAACCGGTCTTACCCGCTCGATGTGGACAAGGCTGCCGCTATTTTACGCGATCAAAAGGGCGTTAATGACAAATTCGTGGGTTATGGCAATTCAAAAACACTGAACCAGCTCATTGCGCATCACGGGATTCTTTTCAAGCCGGAAAAAAGAGAAATGTGGATTTCAACGCCGCCTTACCAGTTGGGGGAATTTATTTATTACAATTTAAATGATGTATTCTCGCGGAACGGAACATTCCAACCCGTGGATTCACTCAAAATCCGTTCAGACCCTTTCCTGGCTTCCAATGATTACAAGAAGTTTGAAGCGTTCAAGGTTACCAAGCAAAAGATCAGTAAATATGTGATGCTGGGCGTTCCTTTCGAGCTCTCGCGCGAAGAAGAGGTTGCTTTTGTAGCCAATAACCCGGAAAGTTATCTTACCTATCTGTTTTTAGGTGATTATTTCAAAAAGAGAAAAAATTCAAAGAAAGCGATCAGCTATTACAGGGAAGCCTTAAATCACGATGTAGCGTCTCTCAAGGAAAGGAATGTGATCAAAGACAAAATCGCCGAAAGCCAAAAAGTCTCCTTTCTGATTTTTAGTTATAAACCTGATTCCAATGACCATTAA
- a CDS encoding phenylacetate--CoA ligase family protein, producing MTINMIRETQEQKLKHLLAYVSAHSPYYQKVFRKHGVDVDSIVSIADMAKLPFTTKDDLAAANDDFLCVPKGRIADYVTTSGTLSDPVAFYLTDSDIERLAENESESFRCADGSEHDIYQLMTTIDKRFMAGLAYWMGARKLGAGMIRVGPGAPFLQWESIQRFSPTVIIAIPSFIPRLIDYAMANNIDFASSSIKSVICIGEPIRNPDFTYNELGKRITSQWDVKLYSTYASTEMGAAFTECSEGKGGHLNEDLLILEVVDEQDIVVKEGGLGEIVISTLGVEGMPLLRYRTGDLCHVHYEKCACGRTSPRVGPVVGRKQQMIKFKGTTIFPPAIFDVLDMMPEIDLYQVVVAKNEFGNDDISIQLPDHLDTAFFREKLHSLFKSRLRVTPSFAFTTAHELNLRIYKQEKRKPEKLIYI from the coding sequence ATGACCATTAATATGATCCGCGAAACGCAGGAGCAAAAATTGAAGCACTTGCTGGCTTACGTTTCGGCACATTCTCCTTATTACCAGAAGGTTTTTCGGAAGCACGGCGTGGATGTGGACAGCATTGTTTCAATTGCAGATATGGCAAAGCTGCCTTTCACTACGAAGGACGATCTGGCTGCGGCCAATGATGATTTTTTGTGTGTTCCAAAAGGCAGGATCGCGGATTATGTAACGACTTCGGGCACATTAAGCGATCCGGTGGCATTTTATCTAACAGACTCCGACATTGAAAGGCTTGCCGAGAATGAATCCGAATCATTTCGCTGCGCCGATGGGAGCGAGCATGACATTTACCAGCTCATGACCACCATTGACAAGCGGTTTATGGCCGGGCTCGCATACTGGATGGGCGCCCGGAAACTAGGAGCCGGAATGATCCGGGTAGGGCCGGGCGCACCGTTTTTGCAATGGGAATCGATCCAGCGTTTTTCGCCTACCGTTATCATCGCCATCCCCTCGTTCATTCCGCGGCTCATTGATTACGCCATGGCTAATAACATCGATTTCGCCTCTTCCAGCATCAAATCGGTCATATGCATCGGTGAACCGATCCGGAATCCGGATTTTACTTATAATGAACTCGGTAAGCGGATCACTTCACAGTGGGATGTGAAACTTTACTCCACTTATGCGTCAACAGAAATGGGTGCGGCTTTCACGGAATGCAGCGAGGGTAAAGGCGGACATCTGAATGAAGATCTGCTGATCCTGGAAGTGGTTGATGAGCAGGATATTGTGGTTAAAGAGGGTGGGCTTGGAGAGATTGTCATCTCAACATTAGGCGTGGAAGGAATGCCGCTGCTGCGTTACCGGACGGGCGATTTATGCCATGTGCATTACGAAAAATGTGCTTGCGGCCGCACGAGCCCGCGCGTGGGTCCTGTTGTGGGCAGAAAGCAGCAAATGATTAAATTTAAGGGAACGACCATTTTCCCGCCTGCTATTTTCGATGTCCTTGATATGATGCCCGAAATTGACCTTTATCAGGTTGTCGTTGCCAAAAACGAGTTTGGGAATGATGACATTTCGATCCAGTTACCGGATCATCTGGACACTGCCTTTTTTCGGGAAAAACTGCATTCACTATTCAAATCCAGGCTTCGCGTGACGCCGTCATTTGCGTTCACAACCGCTCACGAACTCAACCTCAGAATATACAAACAGGAAAAACGCAAACCTGAAAAATTGATCTATATTTGA
- a CDS encoding YdcF family protein — MRILPLIFLALITLSLSGCGKMLYRSAAKAFNKGIKESPYDAVIVPGFPHNGEKWDMILQMRIHWAHYLYSKGYTKNIIFSGSAVATPYVESKVMANYAHALGVPRENIFTEEKAEHSTENVYYSYRLGKDLGFTKLALATDPIQTSYMRKFIKRFDLPIGLLPTVIDTLKGMNLYEPKVDNTLAVREGFVKLSERENFFQRFRGTMGRYIVWHEEDLKKKKHRRKFKDRMIPASSAKNEP; from the coding sequence GTGCGGATTTTACCTCTCATTTTCCTGGCGCTCATTACATTATCATTGTCAGGATGCGGAAAAATGCTATATCGGTCGGCTGCAAAAGCATTCAACAAAGGAATCAAAGAGTCGCCCTATGATGCCGTCATCGTTCCCGGCTTTCCGCACAATGGTGAGAAATGGGATATGATCCTGCAAATGCGCATCCACTGGGCACATTACCTTTATTCAAAGGGATACACCAAAAACATTATCTTTTCAGGCTCTGCCGTTGCTACGCCTTATGTAGAAAGTAAGGTGATGGCCAATTATGCACACGCATTAGGCGTACCCCGTGAAAATATTTTTACCGAAGAAAAAGCCGAGCACAGCACGGAAAACGTATACTATTCTTATCGCCTTGGAAAAGACCTGGGTTTTACGAAACTTGCACTCGCTACCGACCCGATCCAGACGAGCTACATGCGCAAATTCATTAAGCGTTTCGACCTGCCGATCGGGCTTCTGCCGACTGTCATCGATACGTTAAAGGGGATGAACCTTTACGAGCCCAAAGTAGACAACACGCTGGCCGTGCGGGAAGGATTTGTGAAGCTGTCGGAAAGGGAAAATTTTTTCCAGCGTTTCAGGGGCACCATGGGCAGATACATTGTCTGGCATGAGGAAGACCTCAAAAAGAAAAAGCACAGAAGGAAGTTTAAAGATAGAATGATACCCGCCTCTTCGGCCAAAAATGAACCTTAA